Proteins from one Caulobacter sp. 73W genomic window:
- a CDS encoding ferrous iron transport protein A, which yields MHDSALAEQMQAGDVRPLSKAHPGDRGVIVHVGDHSAHGALQAEELERRLLELGFVEGAEIELLHEGMIGGDPIAVRVDDMRVALRRKEAAVIDVRFESGN from the coding sequence ATGCACGACAGCGCCCTCGCGGAGCAGATGCAGGCGGGCGACGTTCGCCCCTTGAGCAAGGCGCATCCTGGCGACCGCGGCGTCATCGTCCATGTGGGCGACCACAGCGCGCACGGCGCTCTCCAGGCCGAAGAGCTGGAGCGCCGCCTGCTGGAGCTGGGCTTCGTCGAAGGGGCCGAGATCGAGCTGCTGCACGAGGGCATGATCGGCGGCGATCCCATCGCCGTGCGGGTCGACGACATGCGCGTCGCCCTGCGCCGCAAAGAGGCGGCGGTGATCGATGTTCGTTTCGAGTCTGGGAACTGA
- a CDS encoding SRPBCC domain-containing protein — MTITNATFTIERVLNASPARVFAAYTSLEAKSAWFKAPSDIETLNRDFDFRVGGRERFHARWPSGLITDFQAVYHDIVEDERIILVYDMFSNGEKLSVSLLTLEFRAEGGKTRLLHTEQGSYLSGGFEAVQGRDHGTTWHIDNLVAIIEGREPKAFS; from the coding sequence ATGACGATCACCAACGCCACCTTCACGATCGAGCGGGTGCTGAACGCCTCGCCCGCGCGGGTCTTCGCCGCCTATACGAGCCTTGAGGCCAAGAGCGCCTGGTTCAAGGCGCCGTCGGATATCGAAACCCTGAACCGCGACTTCGACTTTCGCGTCGGCGGACGGGAGCGGTTCCATGCCCGCTGGCCCAGCGGCCTGATCACCGACTTCCAGGCCGTCTATCACGACATCGTCGAGGACGAGCGGATCATCCTTGTCTACGACATGTTCAGCAACGGCGAGAAGCTGTCGGTCTCGCTGCTGACGCTCGAGTTCCGGGCCGAAGGCGGCAAGACCCGCCTGCTCCACACCGAACAGGGCTCCTACCTCAGCGGCGGCTTTGAGGCCGTTCAGGGCCGCGACCACGGCACGACCTGGCACATCGACAACCTGGTCGCGATAATCGAGGGGCGTGAGCCCAAGGCCTTCTCATGA
- a CDS encoding electron transfer flavoprotein subunit alpha/FixB family protein, with the protein MAVLVIADHHDGQVRDTTHKTVTAAQGFGGDIDILVAGKGVDAAAKAAAGIAGVRKVLTADSDALGQGLAEAFEATLVPLAAGYDAVLIPSTSQGKNVAPRIAAKLDVSLISDIIEVVDAKTFVRPIYAGNALETVQTSDAKVIATVRPTVFKAAAEGGSASVEKANAAGAPAHTRFVSEEMVKSDRPELGAAKIVVSGGRAMGSAEEFQRVIEPLADLLGAAVGASRAAVDAGYAPNDYQVGQTGKVVAPSLYIAVGISGAIQHLAGMKDSKVIVAINKDADAPIFQVADYGLVADYKTAIPELTEALKAAGK; encoded by the coding sequence ATGGCCGTTCTCGTCATCGCCGATCATCATGACGGCCAAGTGCGCGACACCACCCACAAGACCGTCACCGCCGCCCAAGGATTCGGGGGCGACATCGACATCCTGGTCGCCGGCAAGGGCGTGGACGCGGCGGCCAAGGCCGCGGCCGGCATCGCCGGCGTCCGCAAGGTTCTGACCGCCGACAGCGACGCCCTGGGCCAAGGCCTGGCGGAAGCTTTCGAGGCCACCCTCGTCCCGCTGGCCGCCGGCTACGACGCCGTCCTGATCCCCTCGACCTCGCAGGGCAAGAACGTCGCGCCGCGCATCGCCGCCAAGCTCGACGTCTCGCTGATCAGCGACATCATCGAAGTGGTCGACGCCAAGACCTTCGTGCGCCCGATCTACGCCGGCAACGCCCTGGAGACCGTCCAGACCAGCGACGCCAAGGTGATCGCCACCGTCCGCCCGACCGTCTTCAAGGCCGCGGCCGAAGGCGGCTCGGCCTCTGTCGAGAAGGCGAACGCCGCCGGCGCTCCGGCCCACACGCGCTTCGTCTCCGAAGAGATGGTCAAGTCGGACCGCCCCGAGTTGGGCGCCGCCAAGATCGTCGTCTCGGGCGGCCGCGCCATGGGTTCGGCCGAAGAGTTCCAGCGCGTGATCGAGCCCCTGGCCGATCTGCTGGGCGCGGCTGTCGGCGCCTCGCGCGCCGCCGTCGACGCCGGCTACGCCCCGAACGACTACCAGGTCGGCCAGACCGGCAAGGTCGTCGCCCCGTCGCTGTACATCGCGGTCGGCATCTCGGGCGCCATCCAGCACCTGGCCGGCATGAAGGACTCCAAGGTCATCGTCGCCATCAACAAGGATGCCGACGCCCCGATCTTCCAGGTCGCCGACTACGGCCTGGTGGCGGACTACAAGACCGCCATTCCCGAACTGACCGAGGCCCTCAAGGCCGCCGGCAAGTAA
- a CDS encoding UbiD family decarboxylase — MAYRSLREFMAMLEAKGDLVRVSEPVSSVLEMTEIQTRLLATGGPAVLFENVIKADGTRSEMPALANLFGTVARVAMGVTLGGESRTTAGELREVGELLAFLRQPQPPKGLKDAFDMLPLAKTVMSMRPAVVKKAPVQEVVLTGDQIDLSKLPIQTCWPGEPAPLITWPLVVTKGPGKDREDDFNLGIYRMQVLGKDKCIMRWLAHRGGAQHYARHKKTGAREPLPACAVLGADPGTILAAVTPVPDTLSEYQFAGLLRGQKAELVPAKTVPLMVPAHAEIVLEGHVLLDEYADEGPYGDHTGYYNSVEKFPVFQVTAITTRKDPIYLTTFTGRPPDEPSVLGEALNEVFIPLIRQQFPEITDFWLPPEGCSYRIAVVSMKKAYPGHAKRVMLGVWSYLRQFMYTKWVIVVDDDINARDWKDVMWAVSTKMDPARDITVIEDTPIDYLDFASPQSGLGSKIGLDATDKWEPETHREWGEEIRMDQDVIDSVSEKWSRLGLPGDGAPIWKAKK, encoded by the coding sequence TTGGCCTACCGGTCCCTCCGCGAATTCATGGCCATGCTCGAGGCGAAGGGCGATCTGGTCCGCGTCTCCGAACCCGTATCGTCGGTCCTCGAAATGACCGAGATCCAGACCCGTCTGCTAGCGACCGGCGGACCGGCGGTTCTGTTCGAGAACGTCATCAAGGCGGACGGCACGCGTTCGGAAATGCCGGCCCTGGCCAACCTGTTCGGCACGGTGGCGCGAGTGGCCATGGGCGTGACCCTGGGCGGCGAGAGCCGCACCACCGCGGGCGAGCTGCGCGAGGTCGGCGAACTGCTGGCCTTCCTGCGCCAGCCGCAGCCGCCCAAGGGCCTGAAGGACGCCTTCGACATGCTGCCCCTGGCCAAGACGGTCATGAGCATGCGCCCCGCCGTGGTGAAGAAGGCCCCGGTGCAGGAGGTCGTCCTGACCGGCGACCAGATCGACCTGAGCAAGCTGCCGATCCAGACCTGCTGGCCGGGCGAACCCGCGCCGCTGATCACCTGGCCGCTGGTGGTGACCAAGGGTCCGGGCAAGGACCGCGAGGACGACTTCAACCTCGGCATCTATCGGATGCAGGTGCTGGGCAAGGACAAGTGCATCATGCGCTGGCTGGCCCATCGCGGCGGCGCCCAGCACTATGCCCGCCACAAGAAGACCGGCGCCCGCGAGCCCCTGCCCGCCTGCGCTGTCCTGGGCGCGGATCCCGGCACCATCCTGGCCGCGGTGACCCCGGTGCCGGACACCCTTTCGGAATACCAATTCGCCGGGCTGCTGCGCGGCCAGAAGGCCGAGCTGGTCCCGGCCAAGACCGTGCCCTTGATGGTTCCCGCCCATGCGGAGATCGTGCTGGAGGGCCACGTCCTGCTGGACGAGTACGCCGACGAGGGCCCCTACGGCGACCACACCGGCTACTACAACAGCGTCGAGAAGTTCCCGGTCTTCCAGGTGACGGCGATCACCACGCGCAAGGACCCGATCTACCTGACCACCTTCACCGGCCGTCCGCCGGACGAGCCCAGCGTGCTGGGCGAGGCGCTGAACGAGGTGTTCATCCCGCTGATCCGCCAGCAGTTCCCCGAGATCACCGACTTCTGGCTGCCGCCCGAGGGCTGCAGCTACCGCATCGCCGTGGTGTCGATGAAGAAGGCCTATCCCGGCCACGCCAAGCGCGTGATGCTGGGCGTGTGGAGCTATCTGCGCCAGTTCATGTACACCAAGTGGGTGATCGTCGTGGACGACGACATCAACGCCCGCGACTGGAAGGACGTCATGTGGGCGGTCAGCACCAAGATGGACCCGGCGCGGGACATCACGGTGATCGAGGACACCCCGATCGACTACCTCGACTTCGCCAGCCCCCAGAGCGGGCTGGGCTCGAAGATCGGCCTCGACGCCACCGACAAGTGGGAGCCCGAGACCCATCGCGAGTGGGGCGAGGAAATCCGCATGGACCAGGACGTCATCGACTCGGTCAGCGAGAAGTGGTCGCGCCTGGGCCTGCCCGGCGACGGCGCGCCCATCTGGAAGGCGAAGAAATAG
- a CDS encoding 3-hydroxybutyryl-CoA dehydrogenase: MVDIKSVGVIGAGQMGSGIAHVVALGGYEVRLHDLSADRIDAGVALIEKNLARQVGRGLIDDAAMKAALGRIKPAPDLAAIGATDIAIEAATENEEIKKSIFRSLVPHLGPDTLLASNTSSISITRLASVTDRPERFIGLHFMNPVPIMKLVEIIRGIATDVPTYETAVNFAQSLGKTTSNAEDFPAFIVNRVLVPMINEAIYTLYEGVGTVDAIDTAMKLGANHPMGPLELGDFIGLDTVLSIMNVLYEGLADSKYRPCPLLVKYVEAGWLGRKTGRGFYDYRGETPVPTR, encoded by the coding sequence ATGGTTGATATCAAGTCCGTCGGCGTCATCGGCGCCGGCCAGATGGGTTCGGGCATCGCGCACGTTGTGGCGCTGGGCGGCTATGAGGTGCGTCTGCACGACCTCTCGGCGGACCGGATCGATGCGGGCGTCGCCCTGATCGAGAAGAACCTGGCCCGTCAGGTCGGCCGGGGCCTGATCGACGATGCGGCCATGAAGGCGGCCCTGGGCCGCATCAAGCCCGCCCCTGATCTGGCCGCCATCGGCGCCACGGACATCGCCATCGAGGCGGCGACCGAGAACGAAGAGATCAAGAAATCGATCTTCCGCAGCCTGGTGCCGCACCTGGGTCCGGACACGCTGCTGGCGTCCAACACCTCGTCGATCTCGATCACCCGCCTGGCCTCGGTCACCGACCGCCCGGAGCGGTTCATCGGCCTGCACTTCATGAACCCCGTGCCGATCATGAAGCTGGTGGAGATCATCCGCGGCATCGCCACGGACGTTCCGACCTACGAAACCGCCGTCAATTTCGCCCAGTCCCTGGGCAAGACCACCTCGAACGCCGAGGACTTCCCGGCCTTCATCGTGAACCGCGTCCTGGTCCCGATGATCAACGAGGCGATCTACACCCTTTACGAAGGGGTCGGCACGGTCGACGCCATCGACACCGCCATGAAGCTGGGCGCCAACCATCCTATGGGTCCGCTGGAGCTGGGCGACTTCATCGGCCTGGACACCGTCCTGTCGATCATGAACGTGCTGTATGAGGGCCTGGCGGACAGCAAGTATCGCCCCTGCCCGTTGCTGGTGAAGTACGTCGAGGCCGGCTGGCTGGGCCGCAAGACCGGCCGCGGCTTCTACGACTACCGCGGCGAGACCCCCGTCCCCACCCGCTAA
- a CDS encoding LysR substrate-binding domain-containing protein — protein MATHVPYNSLRALEAAVRHRSYSRAGRELNVTHGAVSQQIRRLEDELGQTLFIRLGNDMNPTPAAEELAKAVAKSTVLLTNAIEDARFQASLCPLVISIGSSFARRWLAPRMAAISKIEPSLEVRTDDGLANLRSDGVDVAIRFGIGPWTGLESRQIFQDSLAPVCSPAFLERHPLEKPEDLANVPLLRHTGIPWRLWFEAQGLPTPPAALRGLRFDDTSFMLDAAAQGVGVALGRIGFAKDELAAGTLVRPFAGEVDIPTAHHFVWRADSHKLARIEALRDWMLADSATAF, from the coding sequence ATGGCGACCCATGTTCCGTATAACAGTCTGCGTGCGCTCGAGGCCGCCGTCCGTCACCGCAGCTACAGCCGCGCCGGCCGCGAGCTGAACGTCACCCACGGCGCGGTCAGCCAGCAGATTCGTCGGCTGGAAGACGAACTGGGCCAGACCCTGTTCATCCGTCTGGGCAACGACATGAACCCCACCCCGGCGGCTGAGGAGCTGGCCAAGGCGGTGGCGAAGTCCACGGTCCTCCTGACCAACGCCATCGAGGACGCCCGTTTCCAGGCCTCGCTGTGCCCACTGGTGATCTCCATCGGATCGTCCTTCGCCCGCCGCTGGCTGGCGCCGCGCATGGCCGCAATCTCGAAGATCGAGCCGTCACTTGAGGTGCGGACCGACGACGGCCTGGCCAATCTGCGCTCCGACGGGGTCGATGTGGCCATCCGGTTCGGCATCGGTCCTTGGACGGGTCTGGAAAGCCGCCAGATCTTCCAGGACAGCCTGGCCCCGGTGTGCAGTCCCGCCTTCCTGGAGCGTCACCCGCTGGAGAAGCCCGAGGACCTGGCGAACGTGCCGCTGCTGCGCCACACGGGGATTCCGTGGCGGTTGTGGTTCGAGGCCCAGGGGCTGCCCACGCCGCCCGCGGCCCTGCGGGGCCTGCGCTTCGACGACACGTCCTTCATGCTGGACGCCGCCGCTCAGGGCGTCGGGGTGGCGCTGGGCAGGATCGGCTTCGCCAAGGACGAACTGGCGGCTGGAACCCTGGTCCGCCCCTTCGCCGGAGAGGTGGACATCCCCACCGCCCACCACTTCGTCTGGCGGGCCGACAGCCACAAGCTGGCGCGGATCGAGGCCTTGCGGGACTGGATGCTGGCGGACTCGGCGACCGCCTTCTAA
- the feoB gene encoding ferrous iron transport protein B, translating into MTDVTLSPLRAALVGNPNSGKTALFNALTGARQKVANYAGVTVERKEGHLTTPGGRTLSVLDLPGTYSLRARSPDEVVTRDAVLGRLSGETPPDVVVCVADATNLRLILRLVLELKQVGRPFVLALNMFDIAQRQGLQIDIERLSQEIGAPIVTTVATRKRGLEDLLKQVDAVAETVKPHDNVWHEPTAAELRQAHAEARRIVKACVKPAERPDTITGRIDSVLLHPAAGLAILLGLLFVMFQAVFTWATPAMDGIEAGFAALSGLINSVLPDNLIRSLLVDGLIGGVGSVVVFLPQILILFFFIIMLEDSGYMSRAAFLMDKIMGGAGLHGRAFIPLLSSFACAIPGIMSTRVIDNKQDRLTTILVAPLMTCSARIPVYTLIIAAFIPNTTVWGFVSLQGLVMFGLYAAGIISALLVSFVIRRVFWRGSVEPFMMELPTYKTPDIKNVLMNLWIRARIFMSRAGRIILPLMILVWALSTFPYPPEGATEPAIDYSFAGMIGRFIQPIMQPIGFNWQMSIALIPGMAAREVAVAVLGTVYAVSEADGATDALASTLSSHWSIATALAFLAWYVFAPQCAPTLGVVKRETNGWLWPSVMFFYMVGLAYLAAFVTFRVASAFGLG; encoded by the coding sequence TTGACTGATGTGACGCTTTCGCCCCTGCGCGCCGCGCTGGTCGGCAATCCCAACTCCGGCAAGACGGCCCTGTTCAACGCCCTGACCGGGGCGCGCCAGAAGGTGGCGAACTACGCCGGCGTCACCGTCGAGCGGAAGGAAGGCCACCTGACCACGCCCGGCGGCCGCACCCTGTCCGTGCTCGACCTGCCCGGCACCTATTCCCTGCGCGCCCGCAGCCCCGATGAAGTGGTCACCCGCGACGCCGTGCTCGGCCGTCTGTCCGGCGAGACGCCGCCCGACGTGGTGGTCTGCGTGGCCGACGCCACCAACCTGCGCCTGATCCTGCGTCTGGTGCTGGAGCTGAAGCAGGTCGGGCGTCCGTTCGTCCTAGCGCTCAACATGTTCGACATCGCCCAGCGCCAGGGCCTGCAGATCGACATCGAGCGCCTGTCGCAGGAGATCGGCGCGCCGATCGTCACCACCGTCGCCACCCGCAAGCGCGGTCTGGAAGACCTGCTGAAGCAGGTCGACGCCGTGGCCGAGACGGTGAAGCCGCACGACAACGTCTGGCACGAGCCTACCGCCGCCGAGCTGCGCCAGGCACATGCCGAGGCGCGCCGCATCGTGAAGGCCTGCGTTAAGCCGGCCGAGCGCCCGGACACCATCACTGGCCGCATCGACAGCGTCCTGCTGCATCCGGCGGCGGGCCTCGCCATCCTGCTGGGCCTGCTGTTCGTCATGTTCCAGGCGGTGTTCACCTGGGCGACGCCAGCCATGGACGGGATCGAGGCGGGCTTCGCGGCCCTCAGCGGCCTGATCAACAGCGTCCTGCCCGACAATCTGATCCGCAGCCTTCTGGTCGACGGCCTGATCGGCGGGGTGGGCAGCGTGGTGGTCTTCCTGCCGCAGATCCTGATCCTGTTCTTCTTCATCATCATGCTGGAGGATAGCGGGTACATGTCCCGCGCGGCCTTCCTGATGGACAAGATCATGGGCGGGGCGGGTCTGCACGGGCGGGCCTTCATTCCGCTGCTGTCCAGCTTCGCCTGCGCGATCCCCGGGATCATGTCCACACGGGTGATCGACAACAAGCAGGACCGCCTGACGACCATCCTGGTGGCCCCGCTGATGACCTGCTCGGCGCGGATTCCGGTCTACACCCTGATCATCGCCGCCTTCATTCCCAACACCACGGTGTGGGGCTTCGTCAGCCTGCAGGGACTGGTGATGTTCGGCCTCTACGCCGCGGGCATCATCAGCGCCCTGCTGGTGTCCTTCGTCATCCGCCGCGTCTTTTGGCGGGGCTCGGTCGAGCCCTTCATGATGGAGTTGCCCACCTACAAGACGCCCGACATCAAGAATGTGCTGATGAACCTGTGGATCAGGGCGCGCATCTTCATGAGCCGCGCGGGCCGCATCATCCTGCCGCTGATGATCCTGGTCTGGGCGCTGTCGACCTTCCCCTATCCGCCGGAAGGCGCGACCGAGCCGGCCATCGACTACAGCTTCGCCGGCATGATCGGGCGCTTCATCCAGCCGATCATGCAGCCCATCGGCTTCAACTGGCAGATGTCCATCGCCCTGATCCCGGGCATGGCCGCCCGCGAGGTGGCTGTGGCGGTGCTGGGGACGGTCTATGCGGTCAGCGAGGCGGACGGCGCCACCGACGCCCTGGCCTCCACCCTGTCCAGCCACTGGTCGATCGCCACGGCCCTGGCCTTCCTGGCCTGGTACGTCTTCGCGCCCCAGTGCGCCCCGACCCTGGGCGTGGTCAAGCGCGAGACCAACGGCTGGCTGTGGCCGTCGGTCATGTTCTTCTACATGGTGGGTCTGGCCTACCTGGCGGCGTTCGTGACGTTCCGCGTGGCCAGCGCCTTCGGGCTGGGGTGA
- a CDS encoding glutathione S-transferase family protein: MTIEFFAHPFSSYCQKALIAFYENDIPFTYRMLEDEGVGEAFAALWPMKRFPILRENGRVVLETSIIIEYLQVHRPGPVKLIPENPDLALEARMLDRFFDNYVMTPQGKFVYDTLRSPDDRDPYGVEEARKMLDTSYAWLDQRMQGRTWAVGDSFTLADCAAAPSLFYADWTYKIPERYADLLAYRARLLQRPSFARAVDEARRFRHYFPLGAPDRD; this comes from the coding sequence ATGACCATCGAATTCTTCGCTCACCCCTTCTCGTCCTACTGCCAGAAGGCGCTCATCGCGTTCTACGAGAACGACATCCCGTTCACCTACCGCATGCTGGAGGACGAAGGCGTGGGGGAGGCGTTCGCGGCGCTGTGGCCCATGAAGCGTTTTCCGATCCTGCGCGAAAATGGGCGCGTGGTGCTGGAGACGTCGATCATCATCGAATACCTCCAGGTCCATCGCCCGGGTCCGGTGAAACTGATCCCGGAGAACCCAGACCTCGCCCTCGAGGCGCGCATGCTGGATCGCTTTTTCGACAACTACGTCATGACGCCCCAGGGCAAGTTCGTTTACGACACCCTGCGCTCGCCCGACGACCGTGATCCCTATGGCGTCGAGGAAGCGCGCAAGATGCTCGACACCAGCTATGCCTGGCTGGATCAGCGCATGCAGGGGCGCACCTGGGCGGTCGGCGACAGTTTCACCCTGGCGGACTGCGCCGCGGCGCCCTCGCTGTTCTACGCCGACTGGACCTACAAGATCCCCGAGCGCTACGCCGATCTGCTGGCCTATCGCGCGCGCCTGCTGCAACGCCCGTCCTTCGCCCGCGCGGTGGATGAGGCGCGGCGCTTCCGCCACTACTTCCCCCTGGGCGCGCCGGATCGAGACTGA
- a CDS encoding MAPEG family protein, with the protein MNSLTSGPAAALWVGLHILLLLVLSVRVVRLRRRHKIALGDGGHPDLAQAIRAFGNATEYAPVGLIGLVLLAQVGAPALAVHLGGLLLFGGRLTHAIGLSNSGGASLPRAVGMLVSWIAFVFIAAVLLIYAIV; encoded by the coding sequence GTGAACAGTCTGACTTCAGGACCCGCAGCCGCGCTGTGGGTGGGCCTGCACATCCTGCTTTTGCTGGTGCTTTCAGTTCGGGTGGTGCGCCTGCGCCGCCGTCACAAGATCGCCCTGGGCGATGGCGGGCATCCTGACCTGGCGCAGGCGATCCGCGCCTTCGGCAACGCCACCGAGTATGCGCCGGTCGGCCTGATCGGCCTGGTGTTGCTGGCGCAGGTCGGCGCACCGGCCCTGGCCGTGCATCTGGGCGGTCTTCTGCTGTTCGGCGGCCGCCTGACCCACGCCATCGGCCTGTCCAACAGCGGCGGGGCCTCCCTGCCGCGCGCGGTCGGCATGCTGGTCAGCTGGATCGCCTTCGTGTTCATCGCCGCGGTGCTGCTGATCTACGCGATCGTCTGA
- a CDS encoding M14 family metallopeptidase has protein sequence MNRLGVTLLFTSLLSTTALAAPWDSEILPPAPAWKGASEKLVAKPNDPWITPSEKTGLTDSPSYADTRAYLERLVAASNGLLKLEVFGKSPEGRDLLVVIASKDGATLNPAKPVFLAQAGIHPGEIDGKDAGLMLLRDIALRGKDTLLDGVNFVFVPIFSVDGHERAGRFNRPNQRGPVIQGWRHTAQNLNLNRDYGKLDAPEMQAMLGLINKYDPALYMDIHVTDGVDYQYDITYGWEGYLGRSFHRSPAITDWLDKSFLPATEKALKAAGHIPGELIFAKDDRNPKDGLTVDPSSLRFSTGFGDARRTPTVLVENHSLKPYRQRVLGTYVLLEESLKVVARDGAAAKAAATADRQLRPAEVAVTFEPSDKPVGQRPFLGIQYETYQSPASGGTELRWLGKADPKPWMETLYAAQPGLKIKPPVAYYVPATKADVIERLKLHGIRMETLTAPQAVAVDMLRLPEAKVAPRGNEGHVQITAGKAEQEARTVTFPAGSVRVPTDQPLGELAVLLLEPQSEEGFFAWGFFPEILQRVEYIEGYAIAPLAERMMAADPKLKAEFEAKLAAEPDFAKSQDARLAWFYKRTPYYDERHLLYPVGRQVQ, from the coding sequence ATGAACAGGCTCGGCGTCACCCTTCTCTTCACCAGCCTCCTCTCCACCACCGCCCTGGCGGCGCCGTGGGATAGCGAAATCCTGCCCCCGGCTCCGGCCTGGAAGGGCGCGAGCGAGAAGCTGGTCGCCAAGCCGAACGATCCGTGGATCACGCCGTCGGAAAAGACCGGCCTGACCGACAGCCCCAGCTATGCCGACACCCGCGCCTATCTGGAGCGCCTGGTCGCCGCCTCGAACGGGCTGCTGAAGCTGGAGGTGTTCGGCAAGTCGCCCGAGGGCCGCGACCTGCTGGTGGTGATCGCCAGCAAGGACGGCGCGACGCTCAATCCCGCCAAGCCGGTGTTCCTGGCCCAGGCCGGCATCCACCCGGGCGAGATCGACGGCAAGGACGCCGGGCTGATGCTGCTGCGGGACATCGCCCTGCGCGGCAAGGACACCCTGCTGGACGGCGTGAACTTCGTCTTCGTGCCGATCTTCAGCGTCGACGGCCACGAGCGCGCGGGCCGCTTCAATCGCCCGAACCAGCGCGGCCCGGTGATCCAGGGCTGGCGCCACACGGCCCAGAACCTCAACCTGAACCGCGACTACGGCAAGCTGGACGCGCCGGAGATGCAGGCCATGCTGGGCCTGATCAACAAGTACGACCCGGCCCTCTACATGGACATCCATGTGACCGACGGCGTCGATTATCAGTACGACATCACCTACGGCTGGGAAGGCTATCTGGGCCGCTCCTTCCACCGCTCGCCGGCCATCACCGACTGGCTGGACAAGAGCTTCCTGCCCGCGACGGAAAAGGCGCTGAAGGCCGCCGGCCACATTCCGGGCGAGCTGATCTTCGCCAAGGACGACCGCAATCCAAAGGACGGCCTGACGGTCGATCCCAGCAGCCTGCGCTTCTCCACCGGCTTCGGCGACGCCCGCCGCACCCCGACCGTGCTGGTAGAGAACCACTCCCTGAAGCCGTATCGCCAGCGGGTGCTGGGCACCTATGTCCTGCTGGAGGAAAGCCTGAAGGTGGTCGCCCGCGACGGCGCCGCCGCCAAGGCCGCCGCCACGGCTGATCGCCAGCTGCGCCCCGCCGAGGTCGCCGTGACCTTCGAGCCGTCGGACAAGCCAGTCGGCCAGCGTCCGTTCCTGGGCATCCAGTACGAGACCTACCAAAGCCCGGCTTCCGGCGGGACTGAGCTCCGCTGGCTGGGCAAGGCCGATCCCAAGCCGTGGATGGAGACGCTCTACGCCGCCCAGCCCGGCCTGAAGATCAAGCCGCCGGTCGCCTATTACGTCCCGGCCACCAAGGCGGACGTCATCGAGCGGCTGAAGCTGCACGGCATCCGCATGGAGACCCTGACCGCGCCCCAGGCCGTGGCGGTCGACATGCTGCGCCTGCCCGAAGCCAAGGTCGCCCCGCGCGGCAACGAAGGTCACGTGCAGATCACCGCCGGCAAGGCCGAGCAAGAGGCCCGCACGGTCACCTTCCCTGCCGGCTCCGTCCGCGTTCCGACCGACCAGCCGCTGGGCGAACTGGCCGTGCTGCTGCTGGAGCCGCAGAGCGAGGAAGGCTTCTTCGCCTGGGGCTTCTTCCCCGAGATCCTGCAGCGCGTGGAATATATCGAGGGCTACGCCATCGCCCCGCTGGCCGAGCGCATGATGGCCGCCGATCCGAAGCTGAAGGCCGAGTTCGAGGCCAAGCTGGCGGCGGAGCCGGACTTCGCCAAGAGCCAGGACGCCCGCCTGGCCTGGTTCTACAAGCGCACGCCCTATTACGACGAACGCCACCTGCTCTACCCCGTCGGGCGGCAGGTGCAGTAA
- a CDS encoding ArsR/SmtB family transcription factor — MLQYQAEPLDLAFQALSDPGRRAMVERLSFGPASVSELAKPLPMTLSAVVQHLKILEEAGLVKSQKVGRVRTCSLEIETMTQVERWIAERKRFWEQQYDQLEAYLARTAPEEGDQ, encoded by the coding sequence ATGCTTCAGTATCAAGCTGAACCCCTCGACCTCGCCTTCCAGGCCCTGTCCGACCCCGGCCGTCGCGCCATGGTGGAGCGGCTGAGCTTTGGACCCGCCTCGGTCAGCGAACTGGCCAAGCCCCTGCCGATGACCCTGTCGGCGGTGGTCCAGCATCTGAAGATCCTGGAAGAGGCCGGGCTGGTGAAGAGCCAGAAGGTCGGCCGCGTGCGCACCTGCAGTCTCGAGATCGAGACCATGACTCAGGTCGAGCGCTGGATCGCCGAGCGCAAGCGGTTCTGGGAGCAGCAATACGATCAACTCGAGGCCTACCTGGCCAGGACCGCCCCTGAGGAGGGGGATCAATGA
- a CDS encoding GNAT family N-acetyltransferase — translation MPSGRHASPVIPTEFFRTPRLAFRPFMQSDLDALAAIIGDPRVARFVGDGQPLERPAAALWITRSRENVQQHGYGTGAVVELTDGRLVGWAGWARPEGEPEELVYGFAHDAWGRGYATEIAAGLVRFARESLELTELRAITYEDNAASRRVLERLGFQPQSVEDGDVIYRLVLE, via the coding sequence ATGCCGTCGGGCCGCCATGCTTCGCCGGTGATCCCGACAGAGTTCTTCCGCACGCCGCGCCTCGCTTTCCGCCCCTTCATGCAGTCCGACTTGGATGCGCTCGCGGCCATCATCGGCGATCCGCGCGTGGCGCGCTTCGTGGGAGACGGTCAGCCGCTTGAGCGTCCCGCCGCCGCTCTCTGGATCACCCGGTCCCGGGAGAATGTGCAGCAGCACGGCTACGGCACGGGCGCGGTCGTGGAGTTGACTGACGGACGCCTTGTCGGTTGGGCCGGGTGGGCGCGTCCCGAGGGCGAGCCTGAGGAGCTGGTCTATGGCTTCGCCCATGACGCCTGGGGCCGTGGCTACGCCACCGAGATCGCCGCCGGTCTTGTCCGGTTCGCCCGGGAAAGCCTGGAACTGACCGAACTGCGCGCCATCACCTACGAGGATAACGCCGCATCCAGACGGGTGCTTGAACGGCTGGGCTTCCAGCCCCAGTCGGTGGAGGACGGTGACGTCATCTACCGGCTGGTTCTGGAGTAG